A section of the Spirosoma pollinicola genome encodes:
- a CDS encoding DmpA family aminopeptidase, whose protein sequence is MYRLFLLTTLLVTVAQSLMAQITKRPRDYGIRFGVLPTGPLNAITDVAGVLVGQTTLKQGQTIRTGVTAILPHAGNLFQQKSPAAIYIGNGFGKLTGYSQIDELGTLETPIILTNTLSVPTAADAVIDYTLSQKGNEQVRSVNTVVGETNDGFLNDIRGRHVTKQHVLDALQQAKNGPVEEGNVGAGTGTVCFGFKGGIGTASRKLPASLGSYTVGALVQTNFGGVLKISGVPVGVELGRYSFKENLDGSCMMIILTDAPLDARNLKRLAKRAFMGLAQTGGIASNGSGDYVIAVSTAYTIPHETASSFDEQKVLRNDNVSPLFMAAIEATEEAIINSLFAAQTLSGDQNHRVEQLPVDKVVELLKKAGQVH, encoded by the coding sequence ATGTATCGCTTATTCCTGTTAACCACTCTACTTGTTACAGTTGCTCAATCGCTAATGGCCCAAATCACCAAACGCCCCCGAGACTATGGCATCCGGTTTGGGGTACTGCCTACAGGACCACTCAATGCCATTACCGATGTAGCTGGTGTGCTTGTTGGGCAGACAACGCTAAAACAGGGCCAGACCATTCGCACAGGCGTTACAGCGATTTTACCTCATGCTGGCAATCTGTTTCAACAGAAAAGTCCGGCAGCTATATACATTGGCAATGGCTTCGGTAAGCTAACCGGCTATAGCCAGATTGACGAGTTGGGCACGCTAGAAACACCTATTATTTTAACCAATACGTTGAGTGTACCAACCGCTGCCGATGCGGTAATTGATTACACCTTATCCCAGAAAGGCAATGAGCAGGTTCGTTCGGTGAACACCGTTGTGGGCGAAACAAACGATGGATTCCTGAACGACATTCGTGGGCGGCACGTGACGAAACAGCATGTACTGGATGCGCTACAACAAGCCAAAAATGGGCCTGTCGAAGAAGGCAACGTGGGAGCCGGAACCGGAACCGTTTGCTTCGGTTTTAAAGGCGGTATTGGTACGGCATCACGCAAATTACCTGCGTCATTGGGCAGCTACACGGTTGGGGCATTGGTTCAGACAAACTTTGGTGGTGTTTTAAAAATTTCCGGCGTGCCGGTTGGGGTTGAACTAGGGCGTTACTCGTTTAAGGAAAATCTGGACGGCTCCTGCATGATGATCATCCTGACCGATGCGCCACTGGATGCCCGCAATCTCAAACGGTTGGCGAAACGGGCATTCATGGGCCTGGCGCAAACCGGCGGCATTGCCTCAAATGGCAGTGGCGATTATGTCATTGCGGTATCGACCGCTTACACCATCCCGCACGAAACGGCCAGTTCGTTCGATGAGCAGAAAGTCTTACGCAACGACAACGTATCACCCCTGTTCATGGCCGCTATCGAAGCCACCGAAGAAGCCATTATTAACTCGCTGTTTGCCGCCCAAACCCTCTCCGGCGATCAAAACCATAGGGTAGAGCAGTTGCCGGTGGACAAAGTAGTTGAGCTGTTGAAAAAAGCCGGTCAAGTGCATTGA
- a CDS encoding chaperone modulator CbpM — protein sequence MQPNHLIPISEFCVHHHVEIAFVHSLEQQGLVETVCVEQSLYVQPEQLPRLEKFVRLYQELSIHLDDLDVVSDLLERLEGLQHQVTHLQNRLVFYEK from the coding sequence ATGCAGCCTAACCACCTTATCCCCATCAGCGAATTCTGCGTTCATCATCATGTGGAAATCGCCTTTGTACACTCGCTGGAACAACAGGGCCTTGTCGAAACGGTCTGTGTTGAACAGTCACTTTACGTTCAGCCGGAGCAACTCCCTCGTCTGGAAAAATTCGTCCGGCTATATCAGGAACTATCTATTCACCTCGACGACCTCGACGTAGTAAGCGACTTACTGGAACGCCTGGAAGGCTTACAACATCAGGTAACGCACTTGCAAAATCGGCTGGTCTTCTACGAGAAGTGA
- a CDS encoding DnaJ C-terminal domain-containing protein, whose translation MDFIDYYSVLGVSKTASDEEIKKAYRKLARKHHPDLNPNDAEASKKFQQINEANEVLSDPDKRKKYDQYGKDWQHADQFEQARQQQRSRPQYAQGDSGDFSGGFGGSDFSDFFSSMFGQDAGPRGSRQQAKFRGQDYQAELHLNLRDAYTTHKQTLTVDGKNIRITVPAGIENGQKIKLTGYGSPGVNGGPNGDLYITFVIADDSHYKRKGNDLYVDEEIDLYTALLGGDKIIETLDGKVKLTIPPETQNGAKVRLKGKGFPVYKQEGSFGDLYVQWQIKLPTKLTDEQKELFRQLAAM comes from the coding sequence ATGGACTTTATCGACTACTATAGCGTTCTGGGGGTTTCGAAAACGGCTTCGGACGAAGAGATCAAGAAAGCCTATCGTAAACTGGCCCGGAAACACCATCCCGATCTAAACCCAAACGACGCGGAGGCCAGCAAGAAATTCCAGCAGATCAACGAAGCGAACGAGGTTCTGAGCGACCCTGACAAGCGCAAAAAGTACGATCAGTATGGCAAAGACTGGCAACACGCCGACCAGTTTGAACAGGCACGCCAGCAACAGCGGTCACGTCCGCAATACGCACAAGGCGATTCAGGAGATTTTTCAGGAGGCTTCGGCGGGTCCGACTTCTCGGATTTTTTCTCGTCGATGTTCGGCCAGGATGCTGGTCCGCGCGGTAGCCGCCAGCAGGCAAAATTCCGGGGACAGGACTACCAGGCTGAGTTGCACCTGAATCTGCGCGACGCTTATACCACACATAAACAAACGTTAACCGTCGACGGTAAAAATATTCGCATTACGGTACCAGCAGGCATCGAAAACGGTCAGAAAATAAAGCTGACTGGTTATGGCTCTCCGGGCGTCAATGGTGGGCCAAACGGCGATTTGTACATCACCTTCGTTATTGCCGACGATAGTCACTACAAACGTAAAGGCAACGATTTGTACGTCGATGAAGAGATTGACCTGTACACGGCCTTGCTGGGTGGCGACAAAATCATTGAAACGCTGGACGGCAAAGTGAAACTAACCATACCGCCCGAAACCCAGAACGGTGCCAAAGTGCGTTTGAAAGGCAAAGGCTTTCCCGTTTATAAACAGGAAGGTTCGTTTGGCGATTTGTATGTCCAATGGCAGATCAAATTACCAACGAAGCTAACCGACGAGCAGAAAGAACTCTTTCGACAATTAGCCGCTATGTAA
- a CDS encoding PIN domain-containing protein, translating to MMPKSVLLDTSFFLRFLNDEDPLYVHADGYFRHFLREEMTMLISTISVAEYCVGGDISELPLKNLQILPFNVSHAKRTGEFARLVFRHKSKLDLANRMIIPNDTKLFAQADVEANVAYYLSSDTESQKIYGALRTLNAGPKFEFLNLNVPPSEAFGLLDLR from the coding sequence ATGATGCCTAAATCTGTTTTGCTGGATACCAGTTTTTTTCTTCGCTTTCTTAATGACGAAGACCCTTTATACGTCCATGCAGATGGGTATTTTCGGCATTTTTTACGTGAAGAGATGACAATGCTTATCTCCACTATCTCTGTCGCCGAGTATTGCGTTGGGGGTGATATTAGTGAACTGCCATTAAAAAATTTACAAATTCTTCCCTTCAATGTTAGCCATGCTAAGCGAACGGGCGAATTTGCCCGGCTTGTATTTCGCCATAAAAGTAAGCTGGATCTGGCAAATCGAATGATTATCCCAAATGATACAAAGCTATTTGCACAGGCAGATGTGGAGGCCAATGTAGCTTATTATCTTTCATCAGATACCGAAAGTCAAAAGATTTATGGGGCATTGCGAACGTTGAATGCGGGGCCAAAATTTGAGTTTCTAAACTTAAATGTGCCACCTTCAGAAGCGTTTGGTCTTCTGGATTTACGGTAA
- a CDS encoding DUF6265 family protein codes for MNRLFIILALLVSFTSQAQTGSLSDVAFMEGRWLGTFNGGPIEASWIAPVGDNLTGFMRMMNGNKVTMYEMLIFEQTEQGPIVLVKHFKPGLVGQEEKDKSDRYKFIEAGKEKALFEKEDGSIRIIYEKRGKDQLAIQRGNQKDGKWSFADLFVFNRVK; via the coding sequence ATGAATCGACTATTTATTATCCTTGCTCTTCTTGTATCCTTCACGAGTCAAGCCCAAACCGGTAGTTTATCCGATGTTGCTTTTATGGAAGGCCGTTGGCTCGGCACCTTCAACGGTGGACCAATTGAAGCTTCCTGGATTGCTCCTGTTGGCGACAATCTCACCGGGTTTATGCGCATGATGAACGGTAACAAAGTCACGATGTACGAAATGTTGATATTCGAACAGACCGAACAGGGTCCTATCGTACTGGTCAAGCATTTTAAACCCGGTCTGGTGGGGCAGGAAGAGAAAGATAAATCGGACCGTTACAAGTTCATCGAAGCCGGTAAAGAAAAGGCTTTGTTTGAGAAAGAAGACGGCTCTATTCGCATCATCTACGAAAAGCGGGGCAAAGACCAACTGGCTATTCAGCGGGGAAATCAAAAAGACGGCAAGTGGTCCTTTGCTGATCTGTTTGTGTTTAATCGAGTGAAGTAG
- a CDS encoding S41 family peptidase, with protein sequence MHFSTTSLLFRFLLLTVVVPCSFGQAQPAAPTPKFAFAEPSLSPNGTEVAFVSGGDIWTVPSAGGEARLLVSHPDNESRPLYSPDGKYLAFVSSRTGNGDVYLLTLETGDIKRLTYDDGAEVLNAWSRDRKMIYFQSTSKDIAGMNDIYRVSVNGGTPMAITADRYANEFYGAPAPDGKTLAFSARGIASNQWWRKGHSHLDETEIWLYHSDAKKPGTAYERMTEGGAKELWPMWSQDGKTLFYVSDRTQAQNLWMQPLGGKPSPLTKFTDGRVLWPSIGYDGKAIVFERDFQLWKYDIASQQTAPIAIHLRGVAASPAVDRLKLTNQFRELSLSPDGKKVAFVAHGEVFAASAKDGGDATRISHSAANESQPAWTPNSRSLVYTSTRDGVAHLYRYDFATRDETRLTDGSLDDGSPVFSPDGKSLAYVRNGQELRVLDITTKKDRLVKKAYLGRPPFGSNGAVVWSPDGKWIAFASYGAKTFRNISVIPAAGGDSKPVSFLANTFGGNVTWSPDGKYILFSTTQRTETAQIARIDLVPRSPKFREDQFRDLFNEEVPKTLKPAPTTPALAKTAARDTSTRALGDTAKLDKGGATKIVFEDIRQRLSLLPVGVDVDAHSISKDGKTLLLIATVAGQQNLYTYSLDELGRDQSVARQLTSTAGNKNGAQFSPDGKEIFYLEQGKIQSIALDKREPKPLAVTAEMDVDFGDEKVQVFRQAWDIQNKGFYDSTFHGVDWKAVRASYEPMAAGARTPDELRRLISLMLGELNASHSGISGPAGSVQTTTGRLGLRFDRTEYENSGRLRITEVIPLSPAALSGTIKAGDYLLAVDDTKISATTNLDQLLENQINRRISLMIASSPAAPPQEVTVRPVNLTTEKGLLYKQWVQQQRQYVEKASGGRLGYVHMYDMSADALAQLSLDLDADNHAKEGVVVDVRNNNGGFVNAYALDVFTRKGYLTMTSRGLPAAPARTQLGQRALETPTILVTNQHSLSDAEDFTEGYRTLKLGKVVGEPTAGWIIFTSAAQLIDGSNLRLPFSKITDNTGKNMELAPRPVDIAVSRPIGESYTDKNSQMDIAVAELLKELNEAKASKVSSGKE encoded by the coding sequence ATGCACTTCTCTACAACATCATTACTCTTTCGTTTTTTGCTGCTCACAGTTGTAGTTCCCTGTTCATTCGGGCAAGCACAACCAGCAGCTCCTACCCCTAAATTTGCCTTTGCCGAACCAAGTCTTTCGCCCAATGGCACCGAGGTAGCGTTTGTCTCGGGGGGCGATATCTGGACGGTCCCCAGCGCTGGTGGAGAAGCCCGGCTATTGGTTTCGCATCCTGACAATGAATCGCGCCCGCTGTATTCGCCGGATGGTAAGTACCTGGCCTTTGTTTCTTCGCGAACCGGCAATGGTGATGTCTATCTCCTGACTCTGGAAACTGGCGACATTAAACGACTTACTTACGACGATGGGGCTGAGGTGCTGAACGCCTGGTCGCGCGACAGAAAAATGATCTATTTTCAATCAACCAGCAAGGATATTGCCGGCATGAATGACATCTACCGGGTATCAGTCAATGGGGGTACGCCAATGGCTATTACCGCCGACCGCTACGCGAATGAATTTTACGGAGCCCCTGCACCCGATGGCAAAACACTGGCTTTTTCGGCACGGGGAATTGCCTCTAACCAATGGTGGCGAAAAGGCCATAGCCATCTTGACGAAACCGAAATCTGGTTATACCATTCAGATGCCAAAAAGCCCGGAACTGCTTACGAACGCATGACGGAAGGGGGTGCCAAGGAACTTTGGCCGATGTGGAGTCAGGACGGGAAAACCCTTTTTTACGTATCAGACCGCACACAGGCCCAAAATCTTTGGATGCAACCATTGGGTGGCAAACCGAGCCCGCTAACCAAATTTACTGACGGGCGGGTTTTGTGGCCATCCATTGGCTATGATGGCAAAGCCATTGTGTTTGAACGCGATTTTCAACTTTGGAAATATGACATTGCCAGTCAGCAAACTGCGCCCATCGCCATTCATCTTCGGGGAGTGGCAGCCAGCCCGGCTGTTGACCGATTGAAGTTGACAAACCAATTCCGTGAACTGAGCCTCTCGCCCGATGGCAAAAAAGTGGCCTTTGTTGCGCACGGTGAAGTCTTTGCCGCATCGGCCAAAGATGGTGGCGACGCTACCCGAATCAGCCACAGCGCAGCAAACGAATCGCAACCGGCCTGGACACCCAATAGCCGCAGCCTTGTATACACCTCAACGCGTGATGGCGTAGCTCACCTGTACCGCTACGACTTTGCCACCCGCGACGAAACCCGCCTGACGGATGGTTCACTGGATGATGGTTCGCCCGTGTTCTCACCCGATGGTAAATCGCTGGCTTACGTCCGAAACGGGCAGGAGCTGCGGGTGCTGGACATAACCACAAAGAAAGATCGGCTAGTAAAAAAAGCGTACCTCGGTCGCCCACCCTTTGGCTCCAACGGAGCCGTTGTCTGGTCGCCGGATGGGAAATGGATCGCGTTTGCGTCGTATGGTGCAAAAACCTTCCGGAATATATCCGTTATTCCAGCCGCTGGTGGCGACAGCAAACCCGTTAGTTTTCTGGCTAATACCTTTGGCGGCAATGTGACCTGGAGCCCCGATGGAAAATACATTCTGTTCAGCACAACGCAGCGCACCGAAACCGCCCAGATTGCCCGTATCGACCTGGTGCCCCGCTCGCCCAAGTTTCGCGAAGACCAATTCCGGGATCTGTTTAATGAAGAGGTACCAAAAACGCTGAAACCAGCCCCAACTACGCCCGCCCTTGCCAAAACAGCCGCTCGTGACACCAGCACGCGTGCGCTCGGCGATACGGCCAAACTAGATAAGGGCGGTGCTACGAAGATTGTTTTTGAGGATATTCGTCAACGGTTGAGCCTATTGCCGGTTGGGGTTGATGTAGATGCCCACTCGATTAGTAAAGACGGGAAAACATTGCTTCTGATCGCTACCGTAGCGGGTCAGCAGAATTTATACACCTATTCACTCGATGAACTGGGCCGCGATCAGAGTGTAGCGCGTCAACTGACTTCAACAGCAGGAAACAAGAACGGAGCGCAGTTTTCGCCCGATGGCAAAGAGATTTTTTACCTCGAACAGGGTAAAATTCAGTCTATTGCGCTGGACAAACGAGAACCTAAACCACTGGCGGTAACGGCCGAAATGGACGTTGATTTCGGCGACGAAAAGGTTCAGGTTTTTCGGCAAGCCTGGGATATTCAGAATAAAGGATTTTACGATTCCACCTTCCACGGTGTAGATTGGAAGGCTGTTCGGGCTTCCTACGAGCCTATGGCCGCTGGTGCCCGCACACCCGACGAATTGCGCCGACTGATTAGTCTGATGTTGGGTGAATTGAACGCGTCTCATTCGGGAATTTCGGGACCGGCAGGCTCGGTACAAACAACAACGGGGCGACTTGGCCTTCGCTTCGACCGGACCGAATACGAAAACAGCGGTCGGCTGAGAATTACCGAAGTCATTCCGTTGAGTCCGGCGGCTTTGTCGGGCACTATAAAAGCGGGAGATTATTTATTGGCCGTAGACGACACAAAAATTAGTGCTACCACGAACCTCGATCAATTACTTGAGAACCAGATTAATCGGCGTATTTCTTTGATGATCGCATCATCGCCGGCCGCTCCCCCGCAGGAAGTGACGGTGCGCCCGGTCAACTTGACAACCGAAAAAGGGTTGCTTTACAAACAATGGGTACAGCAGCAACGCCAGTATGTGGAGAAAGCAAGCGGTGGTCGGCTGGGCTACGTGCATATGTATGATATGTCGGCGGATGCCCTGGCACAGTTGAGCCTCGACCTGGATGCCGATAACCACGCCAAAGAAGGCGTTGTCGTCGATGTTCGGAACAACAACGGCGGTTTCGTCAATGCCTATGCGCTGGACGTGTTTACGCGCAAGGGATATCTCACCATGACGTCGCGTGGATTACCGGCAGCCCCCGCCCGAACGCAACTGGGCCAACGAGCACTGGAAACGCCCACCATTCTGGTAACCAATCAGCATTCTTTGTCTGACGCGGAAGATTTCACAGAGGGTTACCGGACGCTTAAACTGGGGAAGGTAGTTGGCGAGCCAACGGCGGGCTGGATCATTTTCACCTCGGCCGCTCAACTCATCGACGGATCGAACCTGCGGCTACCATTCTCCAAAATCACAGACAACACTGGCAAGAATATGGAATTAGCTCCCCGCCCGGTCGACATTGCCGTATCACGGCCTATTGGCGAGAGTTACACCGACAAAAATAGTCAGATGGACATAGCCGTAGCCGAATTGCTCAAGGAGTTGAACGAGGCTAAAGCTTCGAAAGTGAGCAGCGGAAAGGAGTGA
- a CDS encoding 3-keto-disaccharide hydrolase — protein sequence MKIRLLLICTSCLIVTAAAAQSSVKSGKWQSLFNGKNLTGWETYLDKPYAKDGENEKALPIGLNNDPNHVFSVVTVDGKPALRISGETFGGINTLADYGNYHLRMEFKWGKKKWPPKLDRPRDSGLLYHSNGPHGTPMLWMESFELQVQEGDCGDYWGVMNVLTDITARKNEKDTYVYDPGAPRITFQDKTPVGRSCLKNPDSEKPSGEWNVLELYCFSDTCLHVMNGKVNLVLTKTRHIVNGKEEPLTRGKIQIQSEGAEVFYRNIQIQSITQLPAALLPQ from the coding sequence ATGAAAATACGTTTGCTGTTAATCTGTACGAGTTGCCTGATCGTTACGGCTGCTGCGGCCCAATCGTCCGTAAAATCGGGAAAATGGCAATCCTTGTTTAACGGAAAAAACCTCACTGGCTGGGAGACGTATCTTGATAAGCCGTATGCTAAAGACGGCGAGAATGAAAAGGCCCTGCCAATTGGCCTCAACAACGACCCAAACCATGTTTTTTCGGTTGTTACAGTCGATGGAAAACCAGCCTTACGCATTTCGGGCGAAACCTTCGGCGGCATCAACACGCTGGCAGACTACGGCAACTATCACCTTCGTATGGAGTTCAAGTGGGGTAAAAAGAAGTGGCCCCCTAAACTGGACCGTCCCCGAGATAGTGGTTTGCTTTACCACAGTAATGGACCACACGGAACCCCCATGTTATGGATGGAATCGTTCGAATTACAGGTTCAGGAAGGCGACTGTGGAGATTATTGGGGCGTTATGAATGTGCTAACCGATATTACGGCCCGTAAGAATGAAAAGGACACTTACGTTTATGACCCTGGCGCCCCGCGGATTACCTTTCAGGATAAAACACCTGTTGGCCGGTCGTGCCTTAAAAACCCGGATTCCGAAAAACCATCGGGCGAGTGGAACGTTCTTGAACTGTACTGTTTCAGCGACACGTGTCTGCATGTCATGAATGGCAAGGTGAATTTGGTACTCACCAAAACGCGCCACATAGTTAATGGCAAAGAGGAACCCCTCACGAGAGGTAAAATTCAAATTCAGTCGGAGGGTGCCGAAGTGTTTTACCGCAACATTCAGATTCAATCCATCACGCAGTTGCCAGCGGCCTTACTCCCACAGTAG
- a CDS encoding SMP-30/gluconolactonase/LRE family protein has protein sequence MKQFIIPVLLGLGLAAGCQKKENAKGVDTGNLDSAKENVSTVGDPKLLYTLPAKYNTPDGMALAPDGSVYLSIPNLADNSYPGVIVKFAADSVQFFTSLPVHPDTKHACPMDLAFGPDGSLYYADNQYENDKNYKSRLMRIRMKNGKAESVEPVVTGFGLSNAVVWKGNTVYVTDSQWDMPDNDKGSAVFHFTLDELNKGVVALKPKTMDSHILTTFTTTVNETGVDNGADGLDYDSKGNFYTGSFGDGTLYKMTLKPDGSLASKEVVKVSEPILCVDGLIVDRKTDMIYLCNSRMNSIMRVAPDGKVATVVQNGDTDGKDGRIDQPAEVLLKGNRLFITDYDKPEKKFVNTKADDVHTMSYVDL, from the coding sequence ATGAAGCAGTTTATTATTCCGGTTCTACTCGGACTAGGGTTAGCCGCAGGCTGTCAGAAGAAAGAAAATGCAAAGGGTGTCGATACGGGCAATCTGGACAGTGCTAAAGAAAACGTTTCGACCGTTGGCGACCCTAAGCTATTGTACACGCTGCCTGCCAAATACAATACGCCCGATGGTATGGCGCTGGCTCCCGATGGATCTGTTTATTTGTCTATCCCCAATCTGGCGGATAATAGCTACCCCGGCGTTATCGTGAAATTTGCCGCTGATTCAGTGCAGTTTTTTACCAGCCTACCTGTACACCCCGATACCAAGCATGCCTGCCCAATGGACCTGGCGTTTGGTCCCGATGGTAGTTTGTACTATGCTGATAACCAGTACGAAAACGACAAAAATTACAAATCCCGACTCATGAGGATTCGGATGAAGAACGGTAAGGCTGAGAGCGTGGAGCCGGTTGTAACGGGCTTTGGCTTATCGAATGCTGTTGTCTGGAAGGGCAACACTGTTTACGTTACTGACAGCCAATGGGATATGCCTGACAACGACAAAGGCAGCGCTGTTTTTCATTTTACGCTCGATGAGCTAAACAAAGGTGTGGTGGCTTTGAAACCGAAAACGATGGATTCGCACATACTGACGACGTTTACAACAACAGTAAACGAAACGGGGGTAGACAATGGAGCGGATGGGCTGGATTACGACAGCAAGGGGAATTTCTATACCGGCTCATTCGGCGATGGAACGCTCTACAAAATGACGCTTAAGCCTGATGGTTCACTGGCTTCTAAAGAAGTAGTGAAGGTAAGCGAGCCGATTCTCTGCGTTGATGGTCTAATCGTTGATCGAAAAACAGATATGATTTACCTCTGTAATTCCCGCATGAATTCAATTATGCGTGTTGCGCCTGATGGGAAAGTGGCCACAGTTGTTCAGAATGGCGATACCGATGGTAAAGATGGCCGAATCGACCAACCCGCCGAAGTCTTACTAAAAGGGAACCGGTTGTTTATCACTGACTACGACAAGCCCGAAAAGAAGTTCGTCAATACCAAAGCCGACGACGTACATACGATGTCGTATGTTGATTTGTAA
- a CDS encoding 3-keto-disaccharide hydrolase, whose protein sequence is MKYCMAFCLIMAAFAFTAPTKTIKLFNGKDLSGWKIYGTEKWYVENGELICESGPDKQYGYLATEKHYKNFDLTLEFKEEANGNSGVFFRSTVEGTKVNGWQVEVAPPNHDTGGIYESYGRGWLIQIPDEKETILKPTDWNKLRIRVEGDHVQTFLNGTQMVDLTDEKIGKGEGSVALQIHDGGGIKVRWKNFKLQEL, encoded by the coding sequence ATGAAGTACTGCATGGCTTTCTGCCTGATCATGGCAGCCTTTGCCTTCACGGCTCCAACAAAAACAATCAAGCTGTTCAACGGCAAGGACTTGAGCGGCTGGAAAATTTACGGTACCGAAAAATGGTATGTCGAAAACGGCGAACTCATCTGCGAAAGTGGTCCGGATAAACAATATGGCTATCTGGCAACGGAGAAACACTACAAGAATTTCGACCTGACGCTGGAGTTCAAAGAGGAAGCCAACGGCAACAGCGGTGTATTTTTCCGGTCGACGGTAGAGGGCACTAAAGTAAACGGCTGGCAGGTGGAAGTTGCGCCACCAAATCATGATACAGGTGGTATTTATGAATCATACGGACGTGGCTGGTTGATTCAGATTCCCGACGAGAAAGAAACCATCCTGAAACCAACCGACTGGAATAAGCTCCGCATCCGGGTTGAAGGCGACCATGTACAAACGTTCCTGAACGGTACTCAGATGGTTGACCTGACCGACGAAAAAATTGGCAAAGGCGAAGGCTCCGTAGCCCTGCAAATCCACGACGGTGGCGGCATTAAAGTTCGCTGGAAGAATTTCAAATTGCAGGAGTTGTAA
- a CDS encoding lactonase family protein: MNKLLITVLIGAGLTAQAQSGKERMYVGTYSLRGSEGIYVFEFDRKAGTMQPIQAVSNAKSPSFLAFHPNGNYLYSVNEGADKLGGVSSYAIDKATGKLQFLNGQSSLGGGPCHISVDQTGKTAFVSNYGGGSLAVLPINADGKLSAPTDSVQDIGTGPNTQRQERAHVHSATLAPDNRFVYVADLTTDKLNIFDVDAKASKIKPATTPYATVKPGSGPRHFTFHPNGKYAYLVEELTSTVAVFSRDAKTGALTLLEDNVKTLPADFTGQNTSADIHIDPSGKFLYQSNRGANTLAIFAIGTDGKLTKVGDQPTEGKTPRNFLIDPKGEFIFVAHQDSDNITIFRRDQKTGKLTYTGQSVKVPAPVCILMTAR, translated from the coding sequence ATGAACAAACTATTGATTACTGTTTTGATTGGCGCAGGCCTGACAGCGCAAGCTCAGTCGGGCAAAGAACGCATGTATGTTGGCACATACTCTCTCCGGGGAAGTGAAGGTATATATGTGTTCGAATTTGACCGAAAAGCTGGTACCATGCAACCTATTCAGGCCGTTTCCAATGCAAAAAGTCCCTCTTTTCTGGCTTTTCATCCAAATGGCAATTACCTGTACTCTGTTAATGAAGGAGCCGACAAGCTTGGTGGTGTTAGTTCCTATGCCATTGATAAAGCGACTGGCAAGCTTCAATTTTTGAATGGACAATCATCACTCGGCGGGGGGCCCTGCCATATTAGTGTTGATCAAACTGGCAAAACGGCTTTCGTTTCCAACTATGGGGGGGGCAGTCTGGCGGTATTACCGATCAACGCCGATGGTAAATTAAGTGCTCCTACCGACAGCGTTCAAGATATTGGTACTGGACCAAATACACAACGGCAGGAAAGGGCTCATGTACACTCGGCCACGCTCGCGCCCGACAACCGCTTTGTTTATGTAGCTGATTTGACAACCGATAAGCTAAATATTTTTGATGTTGACGCAAAGGCAAGTAAGATAAAACCAGCCACAACACCTTACGCAACTGTTAAACCCGGATCAGGGCCGCGTCATTTTACGTTTCACCCTAATGGAAAATACGCCTATCTGGTCGAAGAACTGACCTCAACGGTTGCTGTCTTTTCCCGTGATGCCAAAACGGGCGCATTAACGTTGCTAGAGGACAACGTCAAAACGTTACCTGCCGACTTTACGGGCCAGAATACCAGTGCTGATATTCATATTGACCCATCGGGCAAGTTTTTGTATCAGTCGAATCGGGGGGCTAACACACTCGCCATCTTTGCTATTGGTACAGATGGAAAGCTGACGAAAGTGGGCGATCAGCCTACCGAGGGTAAAACACCCCGTAATTTCCTGATTGACCCTAAAGGTGAATTCATTTTTGTCGCCCATCAGGATTCAGACAATATTACTATTTTCCGACGCGATCAGAAAACGGGTAAGCTGACCTATACAGGCCAATCAGTGAAGGTTCCTGCTCCGGTATGCATCCTGATGACGGCTAGATAG